The stretch of DNA AGGCTCGCCGCGCGGCGTGGCTTTCTGTTTGGACATTATTTGGAATTGGAGTAGCCGAAGTATCCATATCGACATACACAGGAAGCCTGACGCTACTTGCAGACGGGCTTGATTCCATGGCAGATTCTCTGGTGTCGTTTATTGTGTGGTTTGGAATCAGAATGCTTCACAAGCCAAGAAGCAATCTGTTTCATTTTGGATACGCCAAGATAGAGAGCTTTGCCGCATTCATTGCAGCCATAATAATCGTAATACTTGGAATCTTTATTGTCTATCATGCATATGAAAACATACTACATCCAACAAGGGCAATAAATCCAGAAATCACGATGATCACACTGATAGCTGCCGGAAGCATTTCGCTGCATCGCGCATTTGTGGTCAGAAAAATTGCAAAAAAGCACAACCTTATTTCACTAAAGCTTGATGCAAAGAACTCCATCAAGGACGGATCCGCTTCATTTGTAGGGTTTGGAAGTGTTCTTGCGGGGTATTTCGGGGTACCCTACATGGATGCAATTGGAGGCATCATAATTGCAGGCTACATATTCTTCATGGCATATACTGCAATCAGAGAATCCACACTGGTTTTGCTTGATGCGGTCAAAAACCCAGAACTTCAAGAGACAATAACAAAATTTGTGGAAAAAGAGTTCAACGTAGAGGTGGAAGATGTACTAGTAAGGCCGCTCGGTCATGCCTTGTCAATACAGGTGCACATATTCCTGGACAGAAGCATGACTTTGGACAAGGTCAACAACATTGTCAACAAAATGCAGGATGCCGTAGGCAAGAAATTCGAGGCAGAAGAGACCCTCATAATCCCAGATCCAAGATAACACATTTGTAAAATACCAAATCAGAAAAAAGACGGTAGAAAAAACTTGCGATGAAATTTGGACATTGGTTTATTATTAATTAAAACAAATTAGGATCATGAAGGCGCACCTTGGCATTTTTGGCATGATGGTCCTTGTTATGGGCATTTTTGCCTCGCCATTATTGGCTAGCGCGCAGACCCACCAGCAAGTGGTATCAACCGACATAGGCACACTCAAGGTTGGCGTTTCCACAGAGCCTGCATCACCAAAACCAGGCGAAACATCAAAGATGAAAATCGACTTTCTAAATCCACAAAGCGGTAACATACAAGAGCACATTGACTATACTGTTCTAGTTACAAATGGTGGCAATGCTGTCTTTGGGCCAATTCCATT from Candidatus Nitrosotenuis aquarius encodes:
- a CDS encoding cation diffusion facilitator family transporter produces the protein MNKLTVFAEARRAAWLSVWTLFGIGVAEVSISTYTGSLTLLADGLDSMADSLVSFIVWFGIRMLHKPRSNLFHFGYAKIESFAAFIAAIIIVILGIFIVYHAYENILHPTRAINPEITMITLIAAGSISLHRAFVVRKIAKKHNLISLKLDAKNSIKDGSASFVGFGSVLAGYFGVPYMDAIGGIIIAGYIFFMAYTAIRESTLVLLDAVKNPELQETITKFVEKEFNVEVEDVLVRPLGHALSIQVHIFLDRSMTLDKVNNIVNKMQDAVGKKFEAEETLIIPDPR